The proteins below come from a single Pristiophorus japonicus isolate sPriJap1 chromosome 18, sPriJap1.hap1, whole genome shotgun sequence genomic window:
- the LOC139228999 gene encoding uncharacterized protein, giving the protein MAGELGHMICSSCTMWKLRDTSGVPDDYVCEKCIRLQLLTVRVAELELRVDSLWSIHDAENDVSSTCSELVLPQMKGPQPDREWKTNRKSSARKVVQESPAVIPLQNRYTALSTVEGDDSSAEGRSSQVHGTVDGSAAQEGRKKSGRAIVIGDSMVRGIDRRFCGRNRDSGMECCLPGARVKDVSEWVQDILKREGEQPVVMVHIGTNDVGKKRDEVLRDEFKELGAKLKRRTSKVVISGLLPVPRASQSRNRRIAQMNTWLEQWCSREGFKFLGHWNRFWGRWDQYKPDGLHLGRTGTNVLGGVFASAVGEELN; this is encoded by the coding sequence atggcaggagagctcggtcacatgatatgctcctcctgtaccatgtggaagctcagggacacttccggtgtccctgatgactatgtgtgtgagaagtgtatccgcctccagctcctgacggtccgcgttgcggaattggagctgagagtggattcactctggagcatccacgatgctgagaatgacgtgagtagcacgtgtagcgagttggtcttaccgcagatgaagggtccacagccagatagggaatggaagaccaacaggaagagcagtgcaaggaaggtagtacaggagtcccctgcggtcatccccctgcaaaacagatacaccgctttgagtactgttgagggggatgactcatcagcggagggcaggagcagccaagttcatggcaccgtggatggctctgctgcacaggagggcaggaaaaagagtgggagagctatagtgataggggattcaatggtaaggggaatagataggcgtttctgcggccgcaaccgagactccgggatggaatgttgcctccctggtgcaagggtcaaggatgtctcggagtgggtgcaggacattctgaaaagggagggtgaacagccagttgtcatggtgcacattggtaccaacgatgtaggtaaaaaaagggatgaagtcctacgagacgaatttaaggagctaggagcgaaattaaaacgtaggacctcaaaagtagtaatctcgggattgctaccagtgccacgcgctagtcagagtaggaatcgcaggatagctcagatgaatacgtggcttgagcagtggtgcagcagggagggattcaaattcctgggacattggaaccggttctgggggaggtgggaccagtacaaaccggacggtctgcacctgggcaggaccggaaccaatgtcctcgggggagtgtttgccagtgctgttggggaggagttaaactaa